The Nitratidesulfovibrio sp. SRB-5 genome includes a window with the following:
- a CDS encoding L-aspartate oxidase — protein MMQTHKVDLLILGMGAAAELAAIYAHDASPSLNILIASKALKGKGGCSRMVQGGFNVVLSPDDSHEKHLMDTLKGGQYINNQDLAKQLVEEGTPTVKELETVCGCFFDRFPDGRVHQKPFAGQSFDRTVHRGDLTGIEIISRTTEQVFKRRIPVLEETRAVELLLDSTGKTVTGALLYDMRRCEFLVVEAAATLVATGGGPTQYRFHAPGPEKSADGIAMLYRAGARMRDMEMIQFHPTGLIVPGSVVAGALLEEGLRGAGAHLYNGEGERYMQRYAPDVAERATRDVVSRSAYMEMMAGRACPEGGVHIDAAHMGADFVLKAFPGMAERCAQFGYDLARGRVPVSPTAHFFMGGAEIDTDCRASLNKLFVAGEDAGGVHGANRLGGNGIAESCVYGRLAGKSLARFLATDRSITKTAPGLVKSLVARLQEPLLRTGGRSPLEIRHDIQETNWLKVGIIRNKKDMEEAIPIFRSLGDDVERASVSESNACNMIYNVWLDTRSMIDVSIMAATSALLRDETRGAHTRLDFPEQRDDYGLFNTFLWRGEDGMPVTEKKPVEFTHKSLEACQKWKK, from the coding sequence ATGATGCAAACGCACAAAGTCGATCTTCTCATACTTGGAATGGGAGCTGCGGCAGAGCTTGCCGCCATATACGCGCATGATGCATCGCCTTCACTGAATATCCTTATCGCCTCCAAGGCGTTGAAGGGTAAGGGTGGATGCAGCCGTATGGTGCAAGGTGGGTTCAATGTAGTCCTGAGCCCTGACGACTCGCACGAAAAGCATCTCATGGATACGCTCAAGGGCGGCCAGTACATCAACAATCAGGACCTTGCAAAGCAACTTGTCGAAGAAGGCACCCCGACGGTCAAGGAACTGGAAACCGTTTGCGGGTGCTTTTTCGACCGTTTTCCCGATGGACGCGTCCATCAAAAGCCCTTCGCGGGACAATCCTTCGACCGGACCGTGCACAGAGGCGACCTGACCGGCATCGAAATCATCAGCCGCACCACGGAACAGGTATTCAAACGGCGCATTCCCGTGCTGGAGGAAACCCGTGCGGTGGAACTGCTGCTTGACTCCACCGGCAAGACGGTCACCGGCGCCTTGCTGTACGACATGCGCCGCTGCGAATTCCTTGTCGTGGAAGCTGCGGCCACCCTGGTGGCCACGGGCGGCGGCCCCACCCAGTACCGCTTCCATGCCCCTGGCCCGGAAAAGTCCGCCGATGGCATCGCCATGCTTTACAGGGCCGGGGCCCGCATGCGCGACATGGAAATGATCCAGTTCCACCCCACCGGGCTCATCGTACCAGGCAGCGTTGTGGCCGGCGCCTTGCTGGAAGAGGGGCTGAGAGGCGCGGGGGCTCACCTCTACAACGGCGAGGGCGAACGCTACATGCAGCGCTACGCCCCCGACGTGGCAGAACGCGCCACCCGCGACGTGGTCAGCCGCTCGGCCTACATGGAAATGATGGCGGGCCGGGCCTGTCCCGAAGGCGGCGTGCACATCGACGCAGCCCACATGGGTGCGGACTTCGTGCTCAAGGCCTTTCCGGGCATGGCCGAGCGCTGCGCACAGTTTGGCTACGACCTGGCGCGGGGACGGGTTCCCGTCTCCCCCACGGCCCACTTCTTCATGGGCGGCGCGGAGATCGACACCGACTGCCGGGCCAGCCTGAACAAACTCTTCGTCGCCGGCGAGGATGCAGGGGGCGTGCACGGCGCCAACCGACTCGGTGGCAACGGCATCGCGGAATCCTGCGTCTACGGACGGCTGGCGGGCAAATCCCTGGCCCGGTTCCTGGCGACAGACCGCAGCATCACCAAGACCGCCCCCGGCCTTGTGAAATCGCTGGTTGCCCGGTTGCAGGAGCCTCTGCTGCGCACCGGCGGGCGGAGTCCGCTGGAAATCCGGCACGACATTCAGGAAACCAACTGGCTCAAGGTGGGCATCATCCGCAACAAGAAGGACATGGAAGAAGCCATCCCCATATTCCGCAGCCTGGGCGACGATGTGGAACGAGCTTCCGTTTCCGAGAGCAATGCCTGCAACATGATCTACAACGTATGGCTTGATACGCGCAGCATGATCGACGTGTCTATCATGGCCGCGACATCGGCATTGCTGCGTGATGAAACGCGTGGTGCACATACCAGACTGGACTTTCCCGAGCAGCGCGACGACTACGGATTGTTCAACACATTCCTCTGGCGCGGCGAAGATGGCATGCCCGTCACGGAAAAGAAACCCGTCGAATTTACGCACAAGTCGCTTGAAGCCTGTCAGAAATGGAAAAAGTGA
- a CDS encoding cation:dicarboxylate symporter family transporter: MSKGNFYSRIPLPILVVLYLCVGLCLGYLFPKNEFIGALHTSGTYFPKTIVTFAALLIFNLLAAAMSKLMLYHKEQAGKLFGLIFGAYLFMGAVSLVYVTGWIAVLSDIPMFLPGLEVPGPMAWISQIGHTFANVLTQQPLLQALVGAMVVGWFCAKSEKLQVISHGFIAIGDMILWFFKKLLWYYPIMIGCLAIGIPMKFGAHGLALYGQAVLWVMIVTVTWVGLMILLCRYTTKRTWKQIFSYYGAVWPTGFGTGGSYDTLAINIISAERDLGLHEDIAEVSIVFGTVLNKNCSTMSVLIVTIIVSQLLGVPISLSEILMLIPPVMILGLESPGIPGGAGYFMSPIIAVLLGAPDTGVYVTTFVAVFSGLIPMFSTAGNTTDDGVVGAFLQDHFGHWITGHMHKEETAYE, encoded by the coding sequence ATGTCGAAGGGGAATTTCTATTCAAGGATACCGCTGCCCATTCTCGTTGTGCTCTACCTGTGTGTAGGCCTGTGTCTTGGATACCTATTTCCGAAAAATGAATTCATCGGCGCCCTGCATACCAGCGGAACATACTTCCCAAAGACCATCGTCACCTTCGCGGCACTACTGATCTTCAACTTGCTGGCCGCAGCCATGTCCAAACTGATGCTGTACCACAAGGAGCAGGCGGGCAAACTGTTCGGCCTGATCTTCGGCGCATACCTGTTCATGGGCGCCGTCTCGCTGGTCTACGTCACGGGCTGGATCGCCGTACTCTCTGACATCCCCATGTTCCTTCCCGGCCTGGAAGTTCCCGGCCCCATGGCATGGATCAGCCAGATCGGCCACACCTTCGCCAACGTGCTGACCCAACAGCCGCTGTTGCAGGCGCTGGTGGGCGCCATGGTGGTCGGCTGGTTCTGTGCGAAGTCCGAGAAACTGCAGGTCATCTCCCACGGCTTCATCGCCATCGGCGACATGATCCTGTGGTTCTTCAAGAAACTGCTGTGGTACTACCCCATCATGATCGGCTGCCTCGCCATCGGCATCCCCATGAAGTTCGGAGCCCATGGTCTGGCGCTCTATGGCCAGGCCGTGCTGTGGGTCATGATTGTCACCGTTACCTGGGTAGGCCTGATGATCCTGCTCTGCCGGTATACTACCAAGCGCACCTGGAAGCAGATATTCTCCTACTACGGCGCGGTGTGGCCCACGGGCTTCGGCACCGGCGGTTCCTACGACACCCTGGCCATCAACATCATTTCCGCGGAACGAGACCTGGGCCTGCACGAAGACATAGCGGAAGTCTCCATCGTCTTCGGCACGGTGCTGAACAAGAACTGCAGCACCATGTCCGTGCTCATCGTGACCATCATCGTCTCCCAACTGCTGGGCGTTCCCATCTCCTTGTCCGAAATACTGATGCTCATCCCGCCGGTCATGATCCTGGGGCTGGAATCGCCCGGCATTCCGGGCGGAGCAGGGTACTTCATGTCGCCCATCATTGCCGTCCTGCTGGGGGCTCCTGACACGGGGGTCTACGTCACGACATTCGTCGCCGTGTTCAGCGGGCTCATCCCCATGTTCTCCACCGCCGGGAACACCACGGATGACGGCGTGGTCGGCGCTTTCCTGCAAGACCATTTCGGACACTGGATTACCGGACACATGCACAAAGAGGAGACCGCATATGAATAA
- a CDS encoding FumA C-terminus/TtdB family hydratase beta subunit, which translates to MSTTHHLTSPFSEADIRALHAGDVVYFDGPLFGIRDLTQIYIFDQGHTPPVSLEGMPCIHTAPSLRNVDGKWEKICVGTTTSTRMDRFTPGLIGTYGVRAIIGKGGLYQGSLDAMRMYGAVYLAIVGGAAALETEQIEEVEAVYFEHLHPEALYRFRVKNFGPLTVAMDSHGRHLYDEVAEEAKRRLPDIYAKLGVA; encoded by the coding sequence ATGAGCACCACGCACCATCTCACCTCCCCGTTTTCCGAAGCGGACATCCGCGCGCTGCACGCTGGCGATGTGGTCTACTTCGACGGTCCGCTGTTCGGCATCCGCGACCTGACGCAGATCTACATCTTCGACCAGGGGCACACGCCCCCGGTCAGCCTTGAAGGCATGCCCTGCATCCACACCGCCCCCAGCCTGCGCAACGTGGACGGCAAATGGGAAAAGATCTGCGTTGGCACCACCACCAGCACGCGCATGGACCGCTTCACGCCGGGGCTGATCGGCACCTACGGGGTGCGGGCCATCATCGGCAAGGGCGGCCTGTATCAAGGCAGCCTGGACGCCATGCGCATGTACGGGGCGGTGTACCTGGCCATCGTCGGCGGGGCCGCAGCGCTGGAAACGGAACAGATCGAGGAAGTCGAGGCCGTTTACTTCGAACATCTGCACCCCGAAGCCCTGTACCGCTTCCGGGTGAAGAACTTCGGCCCCCTGACCGTGGCCATGGATAGCCACGGGCGGCACCTCTACGACGAAGTCGCCGAGGAAGCCAAACGCAGGCTGCCGGACATCTATGCCAAACTCGGTGTGGCCTAG
- a CDS encoding succinate dehydrogenase — translation MEQSKFEYRAPLQWGDLDPYRRERTHVGMWAWLIQRFSAVLIVIFLTLHLFFTYKPFLQFMLLVAVALHAALGLRVILLDFNLADIKRQRNLVYWLPGIGLALVLLIWGIIY, via the coding sequence ATGGAACAGAGCAAGTTCGAGTACCGCGCACCACTGCAATGGGGAGACCTTGATCCGTATCGGAGAGAGCGCACACATGTCGGCATGTGGGCATGGCTGATACAGCGCTTCAGCGCAGTGCTCATTGTCATATTCCTTACATTGCACCTCTTCTTCACCTACAAGCCGTTTCTCCAGTTCATGCTGCTGGTCGCTGTGGCGCTTCACGCAGCGCTGGGGCTGCGAGTCATCCTGCTTGACTTCAATCTGGCGGACATCAAGCGACAGCGGAACCTCGTCTACTGGTTGCCCGGCATAGGCCTTGCCTTGGTGCTGCTCATCTGGGGCATCATCTACTAA
- a CDS encoding UxaA family hydrolase yields the protein MSIQFLVHEDGDSVGVVVVEGVKAGQDLTGWVMAEDRTITFKVLNDTPIGHKLALKDLSVGDTVIKYGTDIGKVVAPIKKGEHLHVHNVKTKRW from the coding sequence ATGTCCATTCAGTTTCTGGTGCACGAAGACGGCGATTCCGTCGGCGTCGTGGTTGTTGAAGGCGTCAAGGCCGGTCAGGACCTGACCGGCTGGGTGATGGCCGAAGACCGTACCATCACCTTCAAGGTGCTCAATGATACCCCGATCGGCCACAAGCTGGCCCTGAAGGATCTTTCCGTCGGCGACACCGTGATCAAGTACGGCACCGACATCGGCAAGGTGGTCGCTCCCATCAAGAAGGGCGAACACCTGCATGTTCACAACGTAAAGACCAAGAGGTGGTAG
- a CDS encoding fumarate hydratase: MSSFDYRIVEEAAKQSYIKALCDLPPDVRVALHKAHDRETVPTARAIFEAMFKAIDIADQKKTLLCQDTGLPIYKVRVGSRFPWNGAAIKNCLYEGARRATQEFPFRSSSTHTITRVNPQTSVGPGLPVIYWDFVEDSDALDILMVPKGSGSENMSKMQMFYPQHGIKAVKKFILDTVVESAANPCPPGVIGVGLGGTSDLVMRLAKDAICRPVGQRHPDPQIAEMEEELEEAINATGRGPMGLGGDVSCLAVHIEYAYTHITQNPVAVNTQCWPARRARAVILPDGTTTYGY, translated from the coding sequence ATGTCTTCATTCGACTATCGCATTGTGGAAGAGGCGGCCAAGCAGAGCTACATCAAGGCCCTGTGCGACCTGCCGCCGGACGTGCGGGTTGCCCTGCACAAGGCCCACGACCGCGAGACCGTCCCCACCGCCCGCGCCATTTTCGAGGCCATGTTCAAGGCCATCGACATCGCTGACCAGAAAAAGACCCTGCTCTGCCAAGACACGGGCCTGCCCATCTACAAGGTGCGGGTCGGTTCGCGATTCCCCTGGAACGGTGCCGCCATCAAGAACTGCCTCTACGAAGGGGCGCGGCGGGCCACCCAGGAATTCCCCTTCCGCAGCAGTTCCACGCACACGATCACCCGGGTCAATCCCCAGACCTCGGTCGGGCCCGGTCTGCCCGTCATCTACTGGGATTTCGTCGAAGACAGCGACGCGCTGGACATCTTGATGGTGCCCAAGGGCTCCGGCTCGGAGAACATGAGCAAGATGCAGATGTTCTACCCCCAGCACGGGATCAAGGCGGTCAAGAAGTTCATCCTGGACACCGTGGTGGAAAGCGCCGCCAATCCCTGCCCCCCCGGCGTCATCGGCGTGGGGCTGGGCGGCACGTCCGACCTTGTGATGCGGCTGGCCAAGGACGCCATCTGCCGTCCGGTGGGACAGCGCCACCCCGATCCACAGATCGCGGAGATGGAGGAGGAGCTGGAAGAGGCCATCAACGCCACGGGGCGCGGCCCCATGGGGCTTGGCGGCGACGTGTCCTGCCTGGCCGTGCACATTGAGTACGCCTACACCCACATCACCCAGAACCCCGTGGCCGTGAACACCCAATGCTGGCCTGCCCGGCGGGCGCGAGCAGTCATCCTGCCTGATGGCACCACGACATACGGGTACTAG
- a CDS encoding 2Fe-2S iron-sulfur cluster-binding protein: protein MTSQPTTRTVRVFRYDPAKGGDGHFDTYTLDIPAPETTTILDVLLRLQREQDPSISFRFACRVNMCGSCGMVINGREALACKTNVAHLPPAQDITIRPLNHFPVIKDLVVDMEPFFAKYEDALPFFEPAKAHDEPYVIKPDDKARVDIGMATDCIACGCCVSSCTMVNHHAGYAGPAALNRAFTLLADERDGLFEARLTRALDSCYACRTEFNCTEVCPKQISGTRAIKYIQRLALKHLKSLKPLPAHPAEDKAKDPAKAGVKAAAAGASSTGCSCGGHHAAPAAPTPTAASPDATACPPSDPGTVCASRRSFLTAAVGAGTVAVLGGILGTAALAPTMGRTPAQWVPVAPLKDIPVGDISTLPLGYTRRQAFHSEQVQTSVLVRHDAPGQVLCFGNSCPHLGCAVSWDPLSSRFKCACHGGAFDRDGNVIAGPPPKGLNRLPWKIEDGILKVEVV from the coding sequence ATGACATCTCAACCAACGACCCGCACCGTCAGGGTGTTCCGCTACGACCCGGCCAAGGGCGGGGATGGGCATTTCGATACCTACACGCTGGACATCCCCGCGCCGGAGACCACCACGATACTCGACGTGCTGCTGCGCCTTCAGCGAGAGCAGGACCCGAGCATATCCTTCCGCTTCGCCTGCCGCGTCAACATGTGCGGCTCCTGCGGCATGGTCATCAACGGGCGCGAGGCCCTGGCCTGCAAGACCAACGTCGCCCACCTGCCCCCTGCGCAGGACATCACCATCCGCCCCCTCAACCACTTTCCCGTAATCAAGGACCTTGTGGTTGATATGGAGCCGTTCTTCGCCAAGTACGAGGACGCCTTGCCGTTCTTCGAGCCCGCCAAGGCGCACGACGAACCCTATGTCATCAAGCCGGACGACAAGGCGCGCGTCGACATCGGCATGGCCACGGACTGCATAGCCTGCGGCTGCTGTGTTTCGAGCTGCACCATGGTCAATCACCACGCGGGGTACGCGGGGCCTGCCGCCCTCAACCGCGCGTTCACCCTTCTGGCCGACGAGCGCGACGGGCTGTTCGAGGCCCGCCTGACCCGGGCGCTGGACTCCTGCTACGCCTGTCGCACCGAGTTCAACTGTACGGAAGTCTGCCCCAAGCAAATCAGCGGAACCCGGGCCATCAAGTACATCCAGCGCCTGGCGCTGAAGCACCTGAAATCCCTCAAGCCCCTTCCCGCCCATCCGGCAGAGGACAAGGCGAAGGATCCCGCGAAGGCTGGCGTGAAAGCCGCAGCGGCAGGGGCAAGTTCTACAGGCTGCTCCTGCGGGGGGCACCATGCCGCGCCTGCGGCACCGACCCCGACGGCGGCTTCACCCGACGCAACGGCATGCCCTCCCAGCGATCCGGGAACGGTCTGCGCCTCTCGCCGCTCATTCCTGACGGCCGCCGTGGGCGCAGGGACCGTTGCCGTGCTCGGCGGCATCCTGGGCACTGCGGCCCTGGCGCCGACCATGGGCCGCACCCCGGCGCAATGGGTGCCGGTGGCCCCGCTCAAGGACATCCCCGTGGGCGACATCAGCACCCTGCCGCTCGGCTACACGCGCAGACAGGCCTTCCACAGCGAACAGGTGCAGACCAGCGTGCTGGTCCGGCACGACGCCCCCGGCCAGGTGCTCTGCTTCGGCAATTCCTGTCCGCACCTTGGCTGCGCCGTCAGTTGGGACCCGCTGTCCTCTCGCTTCAAGTGCGCCTGCCACGGCGGGGCGTTTGACAGGGACGGCAATGTCATCGCTGGCCCGCCGCCCAAGGGGCTGAATCGCCTGCCCTGGAAGATCGAGGACGGAATACTCAAGGTCGAGGTGGTGTAA
- a CDS encoding cytochrome b N-terminal domain-containing protein, translating into MNISKHIGWETHLKPFLYKRLPDGTGWTAVLGTLCALVFLLMVVTGIVLAFYYVPSPDKAWQSVRYISNEVPAGQLLRGLHHWGAGTMVLLVFVHQMVTYFHGAYVHPRQGTWITGACLFLVTLGLGFTGYLLPWDMKAYWATVVGANIPSQYPLVGNAITHFILGGDGMSGFTLTRFHSIHTLLLPALLLLFLAVHIYLIRLHNLSDPRERVGGEPLPPPAEGSAPYRFFPEHMHRTAIAFGILFCALLALSITAPAPLEDKAGTFIADYLPRPEWYYMWIFQLLTYFTGIWEAVGSLVIPVGGALLMLCVPFMSESRMKGLTNRPVSMSIGLTFIICVVYLTGQAYSEAAPYNKVVLTPPGAMSEEVRQGLRVYVERECSYCHNIQGQGGHRTGPDMSNMRAKGRSADYLAAYIKDPKSKMSSSSMPAYALRPEELKALAAFLLAVDPSRGAPVPMRTEDVRTSIPDTLTNPPATR; encoded by the coding sequence ATGAACATCAGCAAACATATCGGATGGGAAACGCATCTCAAGCCCTTCCTCTACAAGAGGCTGCCGGACGGCACGGGCTGGACCGCCGTTCTGGGCACGCTGTGCGCCCTGGTCTTTCTACTGATGGTGGTCACGGGCATCGTGCTGGCCTTCTACTACGTGCCATCCCCGGACAAGGCGTGGCAGTCCGTCCGCTACATCTCGAACGAGGTTCCCGCCGGGCAACTGCTCCGCGGCCTGCATCACTGGGGAGCGGGCACCATGGTGCTGCTGGTGTTCGTGCACCAGATGGTTACCTATTTCCACGGCGCATACGTGCATCCGCGCCAGGGCACATGGATCACCGGGGCCTGCCTGTTTCTGGTGACGCTGGGCCTCGGCTTCACCGGCTACCTGCTGCCGTGGGACATGAAAGCCTACTGGGCAACCGTGGTGGGGGCCAACATTCCCAGCCAGTACCCGCTGGTGGGCAACGCCATCACCCACTTCATCCTGGGCGGGGACGGGATGTCGGGGTTCACCCTGACGCGTTTCCACTCCATCCACACCCTGCTGCTTCCCGCCCTGCTGCTGCTCTTTCTGGCTGTGCACATCTATCTCATTCGCCTGCACAACCTCTCCGATCCGCGTGAAAGGGTAGGCGGCGAGCCTCTGCCGCCCCCGGCAGAAGGCAGCGCGCCCTACCGCTTCTTTCCCGAGCACATGCACCGCACGGCCATCGCCTTCGGCATCCTGTTCTGCGCCCTGCTTGCGCTGTCGATCACGGCCCCCGCGCCGCTGGAGGACAAGGCAGGCACCTTCATCGCCGACTACCTGCCCCGGCCTGAATGGTACTACATGTGGATATTCCAGCTGCTGACCTACTTCACCGGCATATGGGAAGCTGTGGGCAGCCTGGTCATTCCCGTGGGCGGCGCGCTGCTGATGCTGTGCGTGCCCTTCATGAGCGAAAGCCGCATGAAGGGGCTGACCAACCGGCCGGTATCCATGAGCATCGGCCTGACCTTCATCATCTGCGTCGTCTACCTGACCGGCCAGGCCTATTCCGAGGCCGCGCCCTACAACAAGGTCGTGCTCACCCCTCCCGGCGCCATGTCGGAAGAGGTTCGCCAGGGCCTGCGCGTCTACGTTGAACGCGAATGCTCGTACTGCCACAACATCCAGGGGCAAGGCGGACATCGGACCGGGCCCGACATGTCCAACATGCGCGCCAAGGGGCGTTCGGCCGATTATCTTGCCGCGTACATCAAGGATCCCAAGTCCAAGATGTCCTCCAGCTCCATGCCTGCCTATGCCCTTCGCCCCGAGGAACTGAAAGCCCTCGCCGCGTTCCTGCTGGCCGTCGACCCCAGCCGGGGAGCACCGGTGCCCATGCGCACCGAAGACGTCCGCACCAGCATTCCCGACACGCTGACCAATCCCCCAGCCACCCGCTGA
- a CDS encoding sulfite exporter TauE/SafE family protein — protein sequence MTFMELSTIAIAGFLSAIIKNGVGIGSGIFLLPVLSLVFPAKIALGIGAPIMLGSDIIGLRNYWKEWASTRELLWLLVPAVPGLLLGTWLLPIIPGHAFRMGVGIFGMTYAMGMLFPRSHIVTAFTRLLPRPRPGIERYSAVFYGMLGGIATVMCHAGGLVWSLHLLSTQKNRRVFVGTIVLSFAITNLYKTFAYVKIGILDTQTLLTAILSLPAIYIGALAGNILNKRANHQIFRMSVLVAIFSVSLLLIL from the coding sequence ATGACTTTCATGGAACTTTCCACAATAGCAATTGCGGGATTTCTCTCCGCCATCATCAAGAACGGAGTGGGAATCGGCTCGGGCATCTTTCTGCTTCCTGTTCTCAGCCTGGTGTTTCCCGCAAAAATAGCATTGGGCATAGGCGCCCCCATAATGCTGGGCTCAGACATCATAGGCTTGCGCAACTACTGGAAGGAATGGGCGAGCACGCGAGAGTTGCTGTGGTTGCTGGTGCCGGCCGTGCCCGGCCTGCTGCTGGGAACGTGGCTCCTTCCCATCATTCCCGGCCATGCCTTCCGGATGGGCGTCGGCATCTTCGGCATGACGTATGCGATGGGCATGCTCTTTCCACGGTCGCACATTGTGACGGCCTTCACTCGCCTGCTGCCACGCCCACGTCCTGGCATCGAAAGATACAGCGCCGTCTTTTACGGCATGCTGGGGGGAATTGCCACGGTCATGTGCCATGCAGGAGGATTGGTATGGTCACTTCACCTCCTGTCCACGCAAAAGAATCGCCGCGTATTTGTTGGAACAATTGTCCTCTCGTTCGCAATAACTAATCTATACAAAACATTTGCATATGTAAAAATAGGAATACTTGACACACAAACACTATTGACAGCCATTCTTTCATTACCTGCAATATATATAGGAGCATTGGCAGGGAACATTCTCAACAAAAGAGCAAACCATCAAATATTCAGAATGTCCGTTCTTGTAGCCATTTTTTCCGTGTCATTACTTCTCATACTGTAA